One stretch of Bombina bombina isolate aBomBom1 chromosome 7, aBomBom1.pri, whole genome shotgun sequence DNA includes these proteins:
- the LOC128666316 gene encoding posterior protein-like, translating to MELVEKYIKKYASVTFITCAEDPLTRQFYNVIKQCEKHNNELSRKLFQKDIEKRELCNLLSMFLRIKEIAEQKELEWKAERTDIIEQLDKLGQSIMAVASHSEKRCECDTLSEEIDKLTKLNAELQERLNECEVRCGMGEQLVTCMEQKEMQRENVIASLKADLWESESQLLNKEQCILSLKAQGIQDKCNCYRSSLAHVCPLEVDGNESQTIELDGQTPNIPDSSLLTLNQVPSTLTPQKECRQSNPQLQTKVNNHSNSAPLTIQDRNNLCHILGHFDTSTPPVILSNKLEAVITQYNLGNRDACALLRAWLPSQVAAQLRAPVGTYKGVSPDIDANWGNSGDRLKELQYVMCCRDARGTSAIANASLKEGDDPILFCTEYLALYKITYDCHNMSPDDADFLHSMANKCTLIDSSARITLRNASSYTNFVNILKDWFKDSTHKNATHNNISMLTESQGKQRFLRRCFKCGKFGHIMRECVTSMRDIRNKNYIMRQNKISYLSKEGKYSAIFEGEKEQNISSLTKKEIIEEPTREETCKEPPSKKEGTNVPFQMPYINWPFWALFNYTQLAMHLLILNLAQPVYIAN from the coding sequence atggaactggttgagaaatacattaagaaatatgcctctgtcacatttattacatgtgcagaagatccattgacacgtcagttttataatgtaattaaacaatgtgaaaagcacaataatgaactaagtagaaaactgtttcagaaagacatagaaaaaagagagctaTGTAATTTACTGAGTATGTTTCTAAGAATAAAAGAGATTGCTGAACAGAAAGAGTTGGAATGGAAGGCAGAAAGAACTGATATCATAGAACAGCTGGATAAACTTGGTCAATCTATTATGGCTGTTGCTAGTCACTCTGAAAAGAGATgtgagtgtgatacactgagtgaagaGATAGACAAACTTACTAAACTGAATGCTGAGCTACAAGAGAGGCTTAATGAATGTGAAGTGAGGTGTGGCATGGGAGAACAATTAGTAACATGTATGGAACaaaaggaaatgcagagagagaatgttattgcatcacttaaggcagatttatgggagtctgaatcacagcttttaaataaggaacaatgtatcttgtctcttaaagcacaggggatacaagacaaatgcaactgtTACAGGAGTAGTCTAGCACATGTGTGTCCTTTAGAAGTAGATGGTAATGAAAGTCAAACTATAGAACTAGATGGACAAACCCCTAACATTCCTGACAGTTCTTTGTTAACTTTAAACCAGGTCCCCTCTACTCTAACTCCTCaaaaagaatgcagacaaagtaaccctcaattacagactaaagtaaataatcatagtaactctgccccccttacaatacaagaccgtaataatttgtgccatattttaggtcactttgatacctccacaccacctgtaatcctttctaataagttagaagctgttattactcagtataatttaggcaacagagatgcctgtgctttgcttagggcctggttgccatcacaagtagctgcacagctaagggcaccagtaggcacctataaaggagtgtctcctgatattgatgcaaactggggaaattcaggggacagattaaaggaattacagtatgttatgtgttgtcgtgatgccagaggtaccagtgccatagcaaatgcaagtttaaaggaaggagatgacccgattttgttttgcaccgagtaccttgcactgtataagataacttaTGACTGCCACAACATGTCCccagatgatgcagattttctgcattctatggcaaataaatgcacattaattgacagtagtgcaagaatcactcttagaaatgccagctcctatacaaactttgttaatatacttaaagactggtttaaagactcaacgcataagaatgctactcataataatatatctatgctaactgagagtcagggaaagcagagatttttgagacgttgttttaaatgtggaaagtttgggcacatcatgagggaatgtgtgacatcaatgagagatatcaggaataaaaattacattatgaggcagaacaaaatatcatatttaagtaaggaaggaaaatacagtgctatatttgaaggtgaaaaggaacagaatatatcttctttaacaaagaaagaaataatagaagaacctactagggaggaaacttgcaaagagcccccatctaaaaaagaagggacaaatgttccatttcagatgccttacataaactggccattttgggcactgtttaattatacacaattggcaatgcatctattgatattgaatttagctcagcctgtgtatattgccaaTTAA